The Streptomyces sp. RKND-216 genomic sequence GGGCCGGGTGATGTTCCTGCACGGCGGCGAGGCGCGGGGCATGACCGGCATCGCACAGGACCGCACGGAGGAGATCGAGCGGGAGGCGGAACGGCGCACCCGCAGGGACTTCGTCCTCAACCTCACCCGCGGCCTGGCGGCGGCCGTGACCACCGACGACGTGGTACAGGCCGTCATCCGGGAGGCGATGCCCACCCTCGGCGCCCGGTGGCTCGCGGTGTACCTGAGCCAGGAGCACGGCCCGGCGCGGCTGGTCGGCTCCACCGGGTTCGACGCGACGGACGCACGGCGCATGGAACGGCTCGCCCGCCGCGTGCACCGCGACCCGCTGCTGGACGCCCTCCGCTCCGGAAACCCGATGTTCGTGGAGTCGCCCCGCGAGTGGGCGCAACGGATGCCCGGCGAGCACTTCACACCGCCCGCCGACCAGCAGGCGTGGGCGCTGCTGCCGATGACGTCGGCGGAAGGACTGGTGGGCGTCTGCACGCTGATCTACGACCGGCCGCGCTCCTTCACCTCGGACGACCGTACGGTGCTGACCGCCGCCGGAGGCATCCTCGGCCAGTCCATCGCCCGTGCCCGGCTGCACGACACCCGCCGCCGGTACCTGACGGAGCTGCAGCGCCTGCTGCTGCCGATGCGTCTGCCGCAGACGCCGGGACTGGAGGTCGCGGCGTGCTACCGGCCCGGCTCGGCGGGCCTGGAGGTGGGCGGCGACTGGTACGACGTGGTGCCCCGTTCGGAGGGCCGGGTCGCGGTGATCATCGGTGACGTGCAGGGGCACAGCGTGCAGGCGGCGGGCGTGATGGGCCAGTTGCGCACCTCGATGCGCGCCTACGCATCCGAGGGTCACGGGCCCGCCGACCTGCTGGTGCGCGGCGGTCTCGCGCTGGAGGAGCTGGACACCGACCGGTTCGCCACCTGCTGCGTCGCGGAGATCGCCCCCCGCGACGGCGTGCTGCGCCTCGCCCGCGCAGGCCACCCGTACCCGCTGCTCCTGGACGGGGACGGCCGGGTGCGGCAGCTGGAGGTGCCGGGAGGGGTGCCGCTGGGCACGTTCGAGGAGCGCGACTACCCGGTGACGGAGACCGAGTTGCCGCGTGGCGGCGCCCTCCTTCTGTACACGGACGGCCTGGTGGAACGCCGCGGCGGCGACTACGCGGACGGGGTGGCCGCCCTGTGCGAACGTCTGGCCTGGTGGGGCGGTACGGCGGGGTCCGCCACGGGCACGCCGGGCGGGCCGGAAGGCCCGGACGGGGCCGGCGGCGGCCTGGAGGCAGCGGTGCAGCGGATCGCCGAGCCCGCCGCGTCCCGGCCGCTGCACGACGACATCGCGGCCGTGCTCGTACAGCTCACGGCCGCGCCCGGGCCGGCCGCGGCGACCGCGGCGCGGAGCACGACGGCCAGGGCGGACACGACGGGCACAGCCGTGAGCGGATGACGGGCGTGCGGCGCGAGGGCCGGGCCGGGCTCAGGCGGAGGGAACCGCCCGCTGCTGCTCGTGCTCCTCCGCGCCACCGGACACGCGGCTGCGCGCCACCTCGATCTCCCGGGCGCGGGTGCGCCGGTGGGCGCGGACCGCGTACGTCAGCGCGGCGGCCCAGACCGCGAACAGCGCGGCGTACACGGCGGTCGTCGCGGTACCACCCAGCGGGAGAAGGTCGCCGTCGAGCAGCGTCCGGACGTTGGTGACGATGATGAGACCGCCGACACCGGAGCCGAGGACCCGCGGCGGCACGTGCCGTACGAGCCAGGCGGCGAACGGCGCGGCGATCGCGCCGCCGACCAGCAGGGCCGCCGCCCAACCGAGGTTGACCCCCTCGGTGCCCAGGCCGAGGAGGAATCCGGCGCTCGCCGCGACGGTCACCACGAACTCGCTGGTGCTGATCGAGCCGATGACCTTGCGCGGTTCCAGCCGGCCGCTGGCCAGGATGGTGGAGTTGGCGACCGGCCCCCACCCGCCGCCGCCGGTGGCGTCGACGAACCCGGCCACCAGACCCAGCGGGGACAGGAAACGGTTCCGCAGCGGCTTGCCGAGATTGCCGGTCGGGAGGCCGGCGAGGGTGAACCGGGTCAGGACGTAGAGGCCGAGAACGATGAGGATGACCGCCATCACCGGCTTGGCGATCTGAGTGGAGAGCCCGGAGAGCACGGTGGCACCGGCGAAGGCGCCGACCGCGCCGGGCACACCGACCTTGGCGACCAGCCGCCAGTCGACGTTGCGGAAGCGCCAGTGCGCCAGGCCGGACGCGAGCGTGGTCCCGATCTCGGCCAGGTGCACGGTGGCCGAGGCGGCGGCCGGATTGGTGCCGGCGGCGAGCAGCAGCGTCGTCGAGGTGACGCCGTAGGCCATGCCCAGGCTCCCGTCGACCAGCTGTGCCCCCAGGCCGGCCAGCGCCAGCACGATCAGCGTGCGCATCTCCACCTCACTCACTCGACCGCGGGAACCGCCCGGGAGCACCACCCCTGGTTTCCCTAGTTTCCCTACTGGTTTTACAGGAATAGAGTCCACGAGAACGCGACGCCCCGCAAGCGCGGTCTCGAAGAGTGAGAACGCCGCAGGTCAGAGCATGATCATCGAGAGCGTCGCGGTACTACGGGTTCGTCCAGGCGTCCGGATCCTCGGCCAGCGCGTGCACGCGCCGGGGCAGCCGCGCGGCGGCGACGTCGGCGAGCGAGACCTCGCCCAGGATCTGCCGCACGTTGGCCCGGACCGCGATCCACAGCGGCAGCAGCGACTCCGCCGGGCCGGTGTAGGAGAGCTCCGGGGGCCGGGCGCCGCGCACGGACACCAGCGGCCCCTCGACGACGCGGATCACGTCCGCGATGGTGATGTTCTCGGCGGGCGCGGCCAGCCGGTAACCGCCGTTGCCTCCGCGCTGGCTGACCACCAGTCCGCCGCGCCGCATGTCGCCGAGGATGCCCTCGAGGAACTTGTGCGGAATGCCCTGCGCCTGAGCGAGCGCCTCGGCCTTCACCGGACCGGCGTCCCCCGCCGCCGCGAGTTCGAGCGCGGCCCGCACCGCGTAGTCCGCCTTGGCCGAGATCCGCATGCGCCCATTATCGTGCACGCCTCGGACCGGCCGGGCGCAGGCCCCGCCGGACGCCGCGTCAGCCCTCCATCGGCGCGGGCTTGAGGACGACGAACTCGGCGCCGTTCTGGTCGGTGCAGACCGCCATCCGGCCGACGCCCTCCGCGTCCTCCGGGCCCATCAGCAGGTCACCGCCGTGCTGCCGCACCCGCGCCACGGTGGCGTCGCAGTCGTCCGTGCCGAAGACGGGGTGCCAGTAGGCCTTGCCGCCGGTCTGCGGAAGCTGGTCGGCGGGCATCTGCATCAGCCCGCCGTGCATCCGCTCGGCTTCCTTCCCGGCCGGGGTGATCAGCGTGTACGTCATGCTGCCGTCGCCCGGCATCGGCATGTCCTCGTACTGCCAGCCGAACAGCCCGCGGTAGAAGTCCTTCGCACCTCCGGCGTCCGGGGTGTACAACTCGATCCAGCCGAGCGACCCCGTATCGTCCACGCGCTCCAGACCGCTGCTCTCGGCCCCCTGCTGCCAGACCGCGAACTGGCCTCCCTGCGGGTCGGTGAGCTGCGCCATCGTGCCCCACGG encodes the following:
- a CDS encoding SpoIIE family protein phosphatase, producing MAGDPITWGRDHALVRLLTCVDAPTLLAAAMDAALPEDAQRVGALYRQHADGRLTLDASLGLSEAALRAYATMTVSWDIPVAEAVRSRVPVYSPAADFPRTLVQPVARLRGAGADYVYVSLPLLADGDCLGVLALLLPAGFAAMDAHRARLRAVATVCAHRQQRILASDGDSDRDGDGVGDGNPGDVGGLSPARSRGASVASGGATEREPPVGLATDRGRVSMLDLAMAGAGVGSFDWDFASGRLVWDERLCRLFGIAPDAFDGRIETFFAAVLPQDRRVVEEAVAESRATGRYHAVFRIARPDGSVRWIDAEGRVMFLHGGEARGMTGIAQDRTEEIEREAERRTRRDFVLNLTRGLAAAVTTDDVVQAVIREAMPTLGARWLAVYLSQEHGPARLVGSTGFDATDARRMERLARRVHRDPLLDALRSGNPMFVESPREWAQRMPGEHFTPPADQQAWALLPMTSAEGLVGVCTLIYDRPRSFTSDDRTVLTAAGGILGQSIARARLHDTRRRYLTELQRLLLPMRLPQTPGLEVAACYRPGSAGLEVGGDWYDVVPRSEGRVAVIIGDVQGHSVQAAGVMGQLRTSMRAYASEGHGPADLLVRGGLALEELDTDRFATCCVAEIAPRDGVLRLARAGHPYPLLLDGDGRVRQLEVPGGVPLGTFEERDYPVTETELPRGGALLLYTDGLVERRGGDYADGVAALCERLAWWGGTAGSATGTPGGPEGPDGAGGGLEAAVQRIAEPAASRPLHDDIAAVLVQLTAAPGPAAATAARSTTARADTTGTAVSG
- a CDS encoding sulfite exporter TauE/SafE family protein, which produces MRTLIVLALAGLGAQLVDGSLGMAYGVTSTTLLLAAGTNPAAASATVHLAEIGTTLASGLAHWRFRNVDWRLVAKVGVPGAVGAFAGATVLSGLSTQIAKPVMAVILIVLGLYVLTRFTLAGLPTGNLGKPLRNRFLSPLGLVAGFVDATGGGGWGPVANSTILASGRLEPRKVIGSISTSEFVVTVAASAGFLLGLGTEGVNLGWAAALLVGGAIAAPFAAWLVRHVPPRVLGSGVGGLIIVTNVRTLLDGDLLPLGGTATTAVYAALFAVWAAALTYAVRAHRRTRAREIEVARSRVSGGAEEHEQQRAVPSA
- a CDS encoding Rrf2 family transcriptional regulator yields the protein MRISAKADYAVRAALELAAAGDAGPVKAEALAQAQGIPHKFLEGILGDMRRGGLVVSQRGGNGGYRLAAPAENITIADVIRVVEGPLVSVRGARPPELSYTGPAESLLPLWIAVRANVRQILGEVSLADVAAARLPRRVHALAEDPDAWTNP
- a CDS encoding VOC family protein, translated to MITTDFVNGSPCWLDLGAPDVEAAASFYNGVFDWEYQSFGPDAEGYGAFRKDGSTVGAVGKLTEDGARSAWMVYFRTDDAKAVAQQVESAGGALRGELMDAGPWGTMAQLTDPQGGQFAVWQQGAESSGLERVDDTGSLGWIELYTPDAGGAKDFYRGLFGWQYEDMPMPGDGSMTYTLITPAGKEAERMHGGLMQMPADQLPQTGGKAYWHPVFGTDDCDATVARVRQHGGDLLMGPEDAEGVGRMAVCTDQNGAEFVVLKPAPMEG